The Thermoplasmata archaeon genome window below encodes:
- a CDS encoding ABC transporter substrate-binding protein: MDPKWRNVIVLVIVVVIVVAGIGVYVVHTQSSNGGGSSGTCSQPLASTNPIKIDQPELPDYLDPQQTFTTPGWAAVQQVYQGLVVYNGSSPTNFSGVLAKNWTTSSDGLHWNFTLRSGVTFSNGDPYNAYVQWFSFYRSLLLNAGPQFILSQNFWYPGLNYYSNSTAIANEETNLSAFLNTTDFFAPTPGEIQVMTASNQSFQVLNANMIELNLGFGYLGQVPYNYLLPSISAPNSYAVDPAFVQQNGGVVPGVPNTYLDANTLGTGPYTLTAYNPIGGGGYTLVPSSHYWGTSAARAQPWNNAIQPANTTVQIVFSQTDTSTISDLLNGQAASASFAYTGPSTINQLTGDPCLVVQPLSTIYGATSGSWWVFMNQSVFPFNNLSVREAIVHSINYPQIIQDAFGGYGSQWVGPVPPSYPYYNPQSLPPYAYNLTLAQQEIQNSPCANNACAGTVFNYEYQTPGADWADATSILQSDLAQIGITIKPIGMSVSQLLSEQLVTNGVCTSSTTLNGGPFYIGQEFYTSDYISPDDWTQNDAISYGSANLCMSGYANATMDNLVLTAAGTSNPTLLNQYYTEMTNLMYYNYTNAWLVVPTAVAVYNIHVHGIIENPMASAEPFAFFFNTQWAR; the protein is encoded by the coding sequence ATGGATCCAAAGTGGCGGAATGTAATCGTCCTCGTCATCGTGGTCGTGATCGTCGTCGCCGGAATCGGGGTGTACGTCGTGCACACCCAGAGCTCCAACGGAGGTGGTTCATCGGGCACGTGTAGCCAGCCGCTCGCGTCGACGAATCCCATCAAGATCGATCAGCCGGAACTTCCCGACTACCTCGACCCGCAGCAGACGTTCACGACCCCGGGCTGGGCGGCGGTCCAGCAGGTCTACCAGGGCCTTGTGGTTTACAACGGCTCGAGTCCGACGAACTTCTCGGGCGTCCTCGCGAAGAACTGGACGACGTCCTCGGACGGCCTCCACTGGAACTTCACCCTCCGCTCCGGCGTCACCTTCTCGAACGGGGACCCGTACAACGCCTACGTGCAATGGTTCAGCTTCTACCGGAGCTTGCTGCTGAACGCCGGCCCGCAATTCATCCTGTCCCAGAATTTCTGGTATCCAGGATTGAACTACTACTCGAACTCGACGGCCATCGCCAACGAGGAGACGAATCTCTCGGCGTTTCTGAACACCACGGACTTCTTCGCCCCGACCCCTGGCGAGATCCAGGTCATGACCGCCTCGAACCAGTCCTTCCAGGTGCTCAACGCGAACATGATCGAGCTCAACCTCGGGTTCGGGTACCTGGGCCAGGTGCCGTACAACTACCTGTTGCCTTCGATCTCGGCGCCCAACTCCTACGCCGTCGACCCGGCGTTCGTCCAGCAGAACGGAGGCGTCGTCCCGGGCGTTCCGAACACCTACCTCGACGCGAACACGCTCGGCACGGGCCCGTACACGCTGACCGCCTACAATCCGATCGGTGGAGGAGGGTACACGCTCGTCCCATCCTCCCACTACTGGGGAACCTCCGCCGCGCGGGCCCAGCCTTGGAACAACGCGATCCAGCCGGCCAACACCACCGTCCAGATCGTCTTCTCCCAGACCGACACCTCTACGATCAGCGATCTCTTGAACGGCCAGGCCGCCAGCGCCTCATTCGCCTATACCGGACCGTCGACCATCAACCAACTCACAGGAGACCCGTGTCTGGTCGTCCAGCCGCTGTCCACCATCTATGGGGCGACTAGCGGTTCGTGGTGGGTGTTCATGAACCAGTCGGTGTTCCCCTTCAACAACCTGAGCGTACGGGAAGCGATCGTCCACTCCATCAACTACCCGCAGATCATCCAGGACGCGTTCGGAGGATATGGGAGTCAATGGGTGGGCCCCGTGCCGCCATCCTATCCGTACTACAACCCCCAGAGCCTCCCACCGTACGCCTACAATCTGACGCTCGCCCAGCAGGAGATCCAGAACTCGCCCTGCGCCAACAATGCGTGCGCGGGGACGGTCTTCAACTACGAGTACCAAACTCCGGGCGCCGACTGGGCGGATGCCACGAGCATCCTCCAGAGCGATCTCGCTCAGATCGGAATCACCATCAAGCCGATCGGCATGAGCGTCTCTCAGCTGCTCAGCGAGCAGCTCGTCACGAACGGCGTCTGCACCAGCTCCACCACGCTCAACGGGGGACCGTTCTACATCGGTCAGGAATTCTACACGTCGGATTACATCAGCCCGGACGATTGGACCCAGAACGATGCGATCAGCTACGGAAGCGCGAACCTGTGCATGTCGGGCTATGCCAACGCCACAATGGACAACCTCGTCTTGACCGCGGCCGGGACTTCGAACCCCACCCTGCTCAATCAGTACTACACCGAGATGACGAACCTAATGTACTACAATTACACCAACGCCTGGCTCGTCGTTCCGACGGCCGTCGCAGTCTACAACATCCACGTCCACGGGATCATCGAGAACCCCATGGCGAGCGCCGAGCCGTTCGCCTTCTTCTTCAACACCCAGTGGGCCCGCTAG
- a CDS encoding ABC transporter ATP-binding protein, which yields MTEPVLSIEDLSVSYATASGSVHALSHVSLEILPGRVTGIVGETGCGKSTLAHAIPGLLPVPAAQVRGGRIVYRGIDLTKLPRWKLPMVRGTGIGMIFQEPLNSLNPAFRIYDQVAEAIRIRRIRERGAGATHPEGAPFDYSRPESPSTAATLTRPILPGGAVQEHLKTRGLHDPSMHDEVIEALTLVRINDPETIVRLYPHELSGGMRQRVMIAQALSERPSLLIADEPTSALDVTIQAQVLTLMKELIDELHTSILFISHDLGVIAEIADDVGVLYAGRLVELGPVAEVFERPRHPYTRALLHAAPNRFKDEGPLDSIPGTVPNLARLPMGCVFHPRCAFAREKCPTDPAPPLRPIGTAPAGEHRTACWHAEEVT from the coding sequence GTGACCGAGCCCGTCCTCTCGATCGAGGACCTGAGCGTCAGTTACGCCACCGCCAGCGGAAGTGTTCACGCCCTCTCGCACGTCTCCCTCGAGATCCTCCCGGGCCGGGTCACCGGCATCGTCGGGGAGACCGGCTGCGGGAAGAGCACGCTCGCCCATGCCATCCCCGGGCTCCTGCCCGTCCCCGCGGCGCAGGTCCGAGGAGGTCGGATCGTCTACCGTGGCATCGACCTCACGAAGCTGCCCCGATGGAAGCTCCCGATGGTGCGGGGCACGGGGATCGGGATGATCTTCCAGGAACCGCTCAATTCGCTCAATCCCGCCTTCCGAATCTACGACCAAGTGGCCGAGGCGATCCGGATCCGGAGGATCCGGGAGCGCGGGGCGGGAGCCACGCATCCGGAGGGAGCTCCGTTCGACTACTCGAGGCCCGAATCCCCCTCCACCGCCGCGACGCTGACCCGCCCGATCCTTCCCGGCGGTGCGGTCCAGGAGCATCTCAAGACGCGGGGCCTACACGATCCTTCGATGCACGACGAGGTCATCGAGGCGTTGACGCTCGTGCGGATCAACGACCCCGAGACCATCGTCCGGCTCTATCCGCACGAACTCTCGGGAGGAATGCGCCAGCGCGTGATGATCGCGCAAGCGCTATCGGAGCGCCCTTCGCTCCTCATCGCCGACGAGCCGACGAGCGCCCTCGATGTGACGATCCAAGCCCAAGTGCTCACCCTGATGAAGGAGTTGATCGACGAGCTCCACACCTCGATCCTCTTCATCAGCCACGACCTCGGCGTGATCGCCGAGATCGCGGACGACGTGGGCGTCCTGTACGCCGGCCGGCTCGTCGAGCTCGGTCCGGTGGCAGAGGTCTTCGAACGACCTCGCCATCCGTACACGCGCGCCCTCCTCCACGCCGCCCCGAACCGCTTCAAGGACGAGGGCCCGCTCGATTCCATCCCGGGAACGGTGCCGAACCTCGCGCGCCTCCCGATGGGGTGTGTCTTCCATCCCCGGTGCGCCTTCGCGCGGGAGAAGTGCCCAACCGATCCCGCGCCGCCGCTGCGGCCGATCGGGACCGCGCCCGCCGGGGAGCACCGCACGGCCTGCTGGCATGCCGAGGAGGTGACGTAG
- a CDS encoding proteasome-activating nucleotidase: MSEPDSSAPPQDAFDRVNFLELRNTQLAEAIKRIESERHYMESEILRLQREVKRMKTELDRLRYPPLIVGSVRDVLTDGRVIVKSSTGPDFVVNSAETVEHTKMTIGSRVALNKQTLAVMGVLPASLDPLVTASEIVDKPTVTYEDIGGLSEQIREIRESVEYPLLRSELYKRVGVDPPRGVLLIGSPGTGKTMIAKAVAHHTNATFVRLVGSELVQKYIGEGARLVRELFQMAREKAPTIIFIDEVDSIGAKRLEVATSGDREVQRTLMQLLAEMDGFEPLSNVKIIAATNRPDILDEALLRPGRFDRIIEIPVPAASGRAEIFKIHSRPMTIRDPIDFEALATRCEGATGADIKAICTEAGMWAIREERDQVTAVDFDRAIEKVIGEEELRKESVTMFA, from the coding sequence ATGAGCGAACCGGACTCCTCCGCACCGCCGCAGGATGCGTTTGACCGAGTGAACTTCCTCGAGCTGAGGAACACCCAGCTCGCCGAAGCGATCAAGCGCATCGAGAGCGAACGCCACTACATGGAGTCCGAGATCCTGCGGCTCCAGCGCGAGGTCAAGCGGATGAAGACGGAGCTCGATCGCCTGCGCTACCCTCCGCTTATCGTCGGAAGCGTGCGGGATGTCCTTACGGACGGCCGGGTGATTGTCAAGTCGTCCACGGGGCCGGACTTCGTCGTCAACTCCGCCGAGACGGTCGAACACACGAAGATGACGATCGGCAGCCGCGTCGCGCTCAACAAGCAGACCCTCGCCGTAATGGGCGTGCTCCCCGCCTCGCTCGATCCGCTCGTGACCGCGAGCGAGATCGTCGACAAGCCCACCGTCACCTACGAGGACATCGGAGGTCTTTCCGAACAGATCCGCGAGATCCGAGAGTCGGTGGAGTATCCGCTCTTGCGCTCCGAGCTGTACAAGCGCGTCGGGGTCGACCCGCCCCGCGGAGTGCTCCTCATCGGATCCCCGGGAACGGGCAAGACGATGATCGCGAAGGCGGTCGCGCACCACACGAACGCTACGTTCGTGCGCCTCGTCGGCAGCGAGCTCGTTCAAAAGTACATTGGGGAGGGGGCCCGCCTCGTCCGCGAGCTATTCCAGATGGCCCGGGAGAAGGCGCCCACCATCATCTTCATCGACGAGGTCGACTCGATCGGAGCGAAGCGACTCGAGGTCGCGACGAGCGGAGACCGCGAGGTCCAGCGTACGCTGATGCAGCTGCTTGCCGAGATGGACGGCTTCGAGCCGTTGTCGAACGTGAAGATCATCGCCGCGACCAACCGGCCCGACATCCTCGACGAGGCGCTGCTGCGACCCGGCCGCTTCGACCGCATCATCGAGATCCCGGTGCCGGCCGCGTCCGGACGCGCCGAGATCTTCAAGATCCACTCCCGCCCGATGACGATCCGCGACCCGATCGACTTCGAAGCGCTCGCGACACGCTGCGAAGGCGCCACGGGGGCCGACATCAAGGCGATCTGCACCGAGGCCGGCATGTGGGCGATCCGCGAAGAGCGGGACCAGGTCACGGCGGTCGACTTCGACCGCGCGATCGAGAAGGTCATCGGCGAAGAGGAACTCCGCAAGGAGTCCGTCACGATGTTCGCCTAA
- a CDS encoding oligopeptide/dipeptide ABC transporter ATP-binding protein: MTDAASEPLLETISIAKYFPLAVSARDWLGRTPARSIHAVDEVSLTVRSGETLALIGESGSGKTTFGWLVARLHEPTQGTIRFRGQDVTHLSGSALRAWRRNVQIVFQDPVGSLDPRLRVWQIVSEPIRAQLPLRRAAVRERVAELLPQVGLPSDCLDQYPHEFSGGGRQRLSLARALSINPSLVVLDEPTSALDVAVQAQVLNRLVGLQRERGLSYLLITHNVATVRYAADRVAVLYVGQLIEIGPVRAVLTQPVHPYTKALLAAVPVPDPKRRRARYRISGEVPTLINPKHGCRFAPRCPFVIERCRVEDPPLRPVAEFPDRLVACHRAEEVGSIPPETLIGSGPAPPDRLPSS, translated from the coding sequence GTGACGGACGCGGCCTCCGAACCCCTCCTTGAGACCATCTCCATCGCGAAGTACTTCCCCCTCGCGGTCAGCGCTCGGGACTGGCTGGGGCGTACCCCCGCCCGCTCGATCCATGCCGTGGACGAGGTCTCGCTCACGGTCCGGTCCGGAGAGACCCTCGCCCTCATCGGGGAGAGCGGTTCGGGAAAGACCACCTTCGGCTGGCTCGTGGCCCGCCTACACGAACCCACCCAGGGCACGATCCGCTTCCGGGGGCAGGACGTGACGCATCTATCCGGCTCCGCGCTTCGTGCCTGGCGTCGCAACGTTCAGATCGTTTTCCAGGACCCCGTCGGTTCTCTCGACCCTCGCCTGAGGGTCTGGCAGATCGTGAGCGAACCGATCCGGGCCCAGCTCCCTCTGAGGCGGGCCGCGGTACGCGAGCGGGTCGCGGAGTTGCTCCCGCAGGTCGGACTCCCTTCCGATTGCCTCGACCAGTACCCGCACGAATTCTCCGGCGGGGGTCGTCAGCGGCTCTCGCTGGCCCGTGCGCTCAGCATCAACCCTTCGTTGGTGGTCCTCGACGAGCCGACCAGCGCGCTCGACGTCGCCGTTCAGGCGCAGGTCCTCAACCGGCTCGTCGGTCTCCAGCGCGAACGGGGCCTGAGCTATCTGCTCATCACCCACAACGTCGCGACCGTCCGATACGCCGCGGATCGAGTGGCCGTGCTGTACGTGGGCCAGCTCATTGAGATCGGTCCGGTCCGAGCGGTGCTCACCCAGCCGGTCCACCCGTACACGAAGGCCCTCCTGGCCGCGGTGCCCGTACCCGATCCGAAGCGTCGGCGTGCACGGTACCGAATCTCCGGCGAAGTGCCCACCCTGATCAATCCGAAACACGGCTGCCGCTTCGCTCCGCGCTGCCCGTTCGTCATCGAGCGCTGCCGGGTCGAGGATCCACCGCTGCGCCCGGTCGCCGAGTTTCCCGACCGGCTCGTGGCCTGCCACCGGGCCGAGGAGGTCGGTTCCATCCCGCCCGAGACGCTGATCGGATCGGGTCCGGCGCCACCCGACCGCCTACCCTCGAGCTGA
- a CDS encoding universal stress protein, whose amino-acid sequence MTEPNIQRVTVAADGSPIAREALGYAIDLAKKYGAELTVLTVAPLVPLYVASSEPWVPATSPDTDTPYYRQFLDRAVQEAKTAGVRAKGICVEGVVVDEILAQVEANPPDLLVIGSRGLSRGKRLLLGSVSAAILHAVKCPVLVVHPRSTTPSS is encoded by the coding sequence ATGACCGAACCGAACATCCAGCGTGTGACGGTGGCGGCCGATGGTTCGCCCATCGCCCGCGAGGCGCTGGGATACGCCATCGATCTCGCGAAGAAGTACGGGGCCGAACTGACGGTCCTCACGGTCGCTCCCCTCGTGCCGCTCTACGTTGCCTCTTCCGAACCCTGGGTGCCCGCGACGTCTCCCGATACGGACACCCCGTATTATCGCCAGTTTTTGGACCGCGCGGTCCAGGAGGCGAAGACCGCCGGGGTCCGCGCGAAGGGGATCTGCGTAGAGGGAGTCGTGGTGGACGAGATCCTGGCCCAGGTAGAGGCGAACCCACCCGACCTATTGGTGATCGGATCTCGCGGTCTCTCCCGCGGCAAGAGGCTCTTGCTGGGGAGCGTATCGGCCGCGATTTTGCACGCCGTGAAATGCCCGGTGCTAGTCGTTCACCCGCGGTCTACGACGCCTTCGTCGTGA
- a CDS encoding aldehyde dehydrogenase family protein, protein MPDVMFVRGEWTGAASGATFEVRSPFDGAMLSAVPKGSREDARRAIDAAREAFDRGPWPHLPPRARGEVFLRAASILQGRLPEIARIESRNQGKTIKQAADADLPFAIDNLIFYAGAGRTLDAKSPSEFTGEGTTIFRREPVGVVASITPWNYPIMMAVWKIAPALIVGNTVVLKPASWTPLSSVELVRALDEAGLPKGALNLVTGPGDEVGDELCRNPKVDLASLTGDTQTGRKVMEAASGTVKRLQLELGGKAPFIVFEDADLLAAVEGAMVGGFVNGGQDCTAATRLILHKSIRARFVQHLVDRIKTIRMGNPLERSTDLGPLVHPSHRDRVLEFVEGGRQEGAKVVIGGTPPPVSLASGAFVTPTVFDQVAPDMMIAQREIFGPVLGVLEFSSFDEAMEIANSVEYGLAASAWTKDVRTALKAAHALRFGDVWINDHLPLGSETPHGGFKQSGFGKDLGSDSLNDYTVVKNIYIDLTGQARKGWHYTVYGDPA, encoded by the coding sequence ATGCCCGACGTCATGTTCGTACGAGGGGAGTGGACCGGGGCCGCGAGCGGGGCCACCTTCGAGGTGCGGAGCCCCTTCGACGGGGCGATGCTCTCGGCGGTTCCCAAGGGCTCTCGCGAGGACGCTCGCCGGGCCATCGACGCGGCACGCGAGGCATTCGATCGGGGACCTTGGCCCCACCTGCCGCCGCGCGCGCGGGGGGAGGTCTTCCTGCGAGCCGCGTCGATCCTGCAGGGGCGGCTCCCCGAGATCGCTCGAATCGAAAGCCGCAATCAGGGCAAGACGATCAAGCAGGCCGCCGACGCCGACCTTCCGTTCGCCATCGACAACCTGATCTTCTACGCCGGCGCCGGTCGCACGCTCGACGCGAAGAGCCCGAGCGAGTTCACCGGCGAGGGAACGACGATCTTCCGTCGAGAGCCGGTCGGGGTGGTCGCCTCGATCACGCCCTGGAACTACCCGATCATGATGGCCGTGTGGAAGATTGCCCCCGCGCTCATCGTGGGGAACACGGTCGTGCTGAAGCCGGCCAGCTGGACCCCGCTCAGCTCGGTCGAGCTCGTACGAGCGCTCGACGAGGCGGGGCTCCCGAAGGGCGCGCTGAACCTCGTTACGGGACCTGGGGATGAAGTGGGGGACGAGCTTTGTCGGAATCCCAAGGTCGACCTCGCAAGCCTCACGGGAGACACTCAAACCGGGCGCAAGGTCATGGAGGCCGCGAGCGGGACCGTCAAACGGCTTCAACTGGAACTCGGCGGGAAGGCGCCGTTCATCGTGTTCGAGGATGCGGATCTCCTAGCGGCGGTCGAGGGCGCGATGGTTGGAGGGTTCGTCAATGGCGGGCAGGACTGTACGGCCGCAACTCGGCTCATCCTTCACAAGTCCATCCGAGCCCGCTTCGTGCAACATCTGGTGGATCGGATCAAAACCATTCGCATGGGGAACCCGCTCGAGCGGTCGACCGATCTCGGACCCCTCGTCCATCCCAGTCACCGGGATCGCGTCCTCGAGTTCGTCGAAGGCGGGCGACAGGAGGGGGCGAAGGTGGTCATCGGTGGGACGCCTCCGCCGGTGTCCCTGGCGAGCGGGGCGTTCGTGACCCCGACCGTCTTCGACCAGGTCGCGCCGGACATGATGATCGCTCAGCGGGAGATCTTCGGCCCGGTGCTCGGCGTGCTCGAGTTCTCCAGCTTCGACGAGGCGATGGAGATCGCGAACTCCGTGGAGTACGGCCTCGCGGCCAGCGCGTGGACGAAGGATGTCCGTACCGCGCTCAAAGCCGCCCACGCACTTCGCTTCGGCGATGTTTGGATCAACGACCACCTTCCACTCGGATCGGAAACGCCCCACGGGGGGTTCAAGCAGTCCGGGTTCGGGAAGGACCTGGGCAGCGATTCCCTGAACGACTACACGGTCGTCAAGAACATCTACATCGATCTAACGGGTCAGGCCCGCAAAGGCTGGCACTATACGGTCTACGGGGACCCGGCCTGA
- a CDS encoding 50S ribosomal protein L16, which yields MTRKPARMYRKVEGQIYTRQEYMGGIPVCRVTQFDTGNLRQDFPVELTLNTEEAAQVRDIALEAARISAVRVLEKGAPNEYHLKVRRFPHQILREHKMAMGAGADRISSGMRRAFGKPVGHAVRAQIGVELMSIYTTAAHIPDAKEALRKASHKLPCPTRLRITTKAS from the coding sequence ATGACGCGAAAACCGGCCCGTATGTACCGCAAGGTCGAGGGCCAGATCTACACTCGCCAGGAGTACATGGGAGGCATTCCCGTCTGCCGCGTCACGCAGTTCGACACGGGCAACCTTCGGCAAGACTTCCCGGTCGAGCTCACGCTCAACACCGAGGAAGCGGCTCAGGTCCGCGACATCGCGCTCGAGGCCGCGCGCATCAGCGCGGTCCGGGTCCTCGAGAAGGGCGCCCCGAACGAGTACCATCTCAAAGTTCGACGGTTCCCGCATCAGATTCTCCGGGAGCACAAGATGGCCATGGGAGCCGGGGCGGACCGTATCTCCTCGGGGATGCGGCGGGCGTTCGGGAAACCCGTCGGACACGCGGTGCGCGCTCAAATCGGCGTCGAGCTCATGTCGATCTATACGACAGCGGCCCACATTCCGGACGCCAAGGAAGCCCTGCGCAAGGCCTCCCACAAGCTCCCGTGCCCGACCCGCCTGCGGATCACGACGAAGGCGTCGTAG
- a CDS encoding ABC transporter permease, producing the protein MEPHPPSSDRPGLPGGTRSGRMGSVARGVGRGAATAFRSLRTNSLSFAGFVLVVIFSVAAVVIWADPAVLPYPALAIFTGPLSQGPTWPHPFGTDELGRDIFSNVLSALPTDLGIGVSIAGASLLFGGGLGILAGYYDRPRSLSAVASTTILRLTDLFLAFPSLILALAITVALGRGVLPIVLAVFLTWWPYYVRLVRGEVLAVKNQPYIAAARAAGVTERRIVLRHVLRNILEPVIVYFTLDIGTVIVTFSTVAFVTGGVPYPTSPPVEWGAMIAFYADRVNSLPWTVIFPGLAIFVTVLAFSLLGDGLRDLLDPRSRRITAQAGAALPLPAGAELPTAEAESGPYAGVAP; encoded by the coding sequence ATGGAGCCCCATCCCCCATCTTCGGATCGGCCAGGGTTGCCCGGCGGCACTCGCTCGGGGAGGATGGGATCGGTCGCACGGGGAGTGGGCCGGGGCGCGGCGACGGCCTTCCGTTCCCTGAGGACCAACTCCCTCTCGTTCGCCGGGTTCGTCCTCGTGGTCATCTTTTCGGTCGCCGCGGTCGTGATCTGGGCGGATCCGGCCGTATTGCCGTACCCGGCGCTCGCGATCTTCACCGGCCCTCTGAGCCAGGGTCCCACCTGGCCGCACCCCTTCGGGACCGATGAGCTCGGACGAGACATCTTCTCGAACGTCCTCTCGGCCCTTCCGACGGATCTCGGGATTGGGGTCTCGATTGCCGGAGCGTCCCTCCTGTTCGGGGGAGGACTGGGGATTCTGGCGGGTTACTACGACCGGCCGAGAAGTCTGAGCGCGGTCGCGTCGACGACGATCCTGCGCCTCACCGACCTCTTTCTCGCGTTCCCGAGCCTCATCCTCGCACTCGCGATCACGGTGGCCCTGGGTCGAGGAGTGCTCCCGATCGTGCTCGCCGTCTTTCTCACGTGGTGGCCGTACTACGTTCGTTTGGTGCGGGGAGAGGTTCTCGCGGTCAAGAACCAACCGTACATCGCCGCCGCGCGAGCCGCGGGGGTGACCGAGCGCCGGATCGTCCTGCGCCACGTCCTACGGAACATCCTCGAGCCCGTGATCGTGTACTTCACGCTCGACATCGGCACCGTGATCGTCACCTTCTCGACCGTGGCGTTCGTCACCGGCGGGGTGCCGTACCCGACGAGCCCCCCGGTCGAATGGGGAGCGATGATCGCCTTCTACGCCGATCGCGTGAACAGCTTGCCGTGGACCGTCATCTTCCCCGGTCTCGCGATCTTCGTCACGGTGCTCGCCTTCAGCCTCCTGGGAGATGGACTGCGCGACTTGCTTGACCCGCGCAGCCGCCGGATCACGGCTCAAGCCGGGGCGGCCCTCCCGCTACCCGCCGGAGCCGAGCTCCCCACCGCCGAGGCCGAGAGCGGCCCGTACGCGGGGGTCGCGCCGTGA
- a CDS encoding ABC transporter permease — protein sequence MGRNTSDLLWFIGKRALFLIPIVIGVTAIAFILIRIAYPDPCIIWLGGHAKQSAINACQATFGLNQPIVVQYFLYLKEFLAGNWGTAPGGFSVLLQIEQYFPATLELVIASLLLIVLIGIPLGVIAAQSNGRWADHLVRVFYLGGWATPTYLGALVAAFYVAPYFGLSVGEYTNSPPPFPQITHMSVLDAILAGNLPYTEDALAHLILPAAVLAVLNFGIITRMTRSSMLEVLPLDYVKSARMKGLSEFTVMYKHALRTALISTTTVLGITIAGLLSGTVVVEEIFRWPGIGLYAYDAIQGSNIPGTVAVAIVFAVGAVVANLIADILYGFLDPKVAWR from the coding sequence GTGGGACGGAACACCTCCGACCTGCTCTGGTTCATCGGAAAGCGTGCGCTGTTCCTGATTCCCATCGTCATCGGCGTCACGGCTATCGCATTCATCCTGATCCGGATCGCCTACCCGGATCCCTGCATCATCTGGCTCGGGGGTCACGCCAAGCAGAGCGCGATCAACGCCTGCCAGGCCACGTTCGGCCTCAACCAACCGATCGTCGTCCAGTACTTCCTCTACCTCAAGGAATTCCTCGCGGGCAACTGGGGCACCGCTCCCGGGGGATTCTCCGTCTTGCTCCAGATCGAGCAGTACTTCCCCGCCACCCTCGAGTTGGTGATCGCGTCGCTGCTCCTCATCGTTCTGATCGGCATCCCGCTCGGGGTCATCGCCGCCCAGTCGAACGGTCGATGGGCCGACCACCTCGTCCGGGTCTTCTATCTCGGGGGCTGGGCGACGCCCACGTACTTGGGAGCGCTCGTGGCGGCGTTCTACGTCGCCCCGTACTTCGGGCTGAGCGTGGGAGAGTACACCAACAGTCCTCCGCCGTTCCCTCAGATCACCCACATGTCAGTCCTGGACGCCATCTTAGCAGGGAACCTTCCGTACACGGAGGACGCCCTCGCCCATCTCATCCTGCCCGCGGCCGTGCTCGCGGTGCTGAACTTCGGGATCATCACCCGGATGACCCGAAGTTCGATGCTGGAGGTGCTCCCGCTCGACTACGTGAAGTCCGCACGGATGAAAGGCCTCAGCGAATTTACCGTGATGTACAAGCACGCCCTTCGCACGGCCCTGATCTCCACCACCACGGTGCTCGGCATCACCATCGCAGGCTTACTGAGCGGCACGGTCGTGGTCGAGGAGATCTTTCGCTGGCCGGGGATCGGACTGTATGCCTACGATGCCATCCAAGGCAGTAACATCCCCGGGACCGTCGCCGTGGCGATCGTCTTCGCGGTGGGAGCGGTCGTCGCGAATTTGATCGCCGACATCCTTTACGGCTTTCTCGACCCGAAGGTAGCGTGGAGGTAG
- a CDS encoding EF-Tu/IF-2/RF-3 family GTPase — translation MAGVTIAIIGARDIAKEFGKKGTASDVTLFNQVAEGHVITCVEPTNFPEKVPPLFVTLGMADRCLLVIDQLSRPIAETIAVADLYDLLTTVVLGPAVGEEEVGRLLTGTRFESAPRSALDFPALRQLLDGWTPRVKEGPVTVPIDHAFPVKGVGAVALGVVRVGTLHAHEKLRLWPTPKLVEVRSIQVHDVEVPEASNGDRVGVALKGVDPDELARGQILAPEGSLHASASLRGTDLVPCRYHRTPWGEGAQMHLAAGLQVVPVSVGSRDDHQAVFTADRAVAFRPGQRAYVLDLSSTTGPRVAARVALQDGPD, via the coding sequence GTGGCCGGAGTCACGATCGCGATCATCGGCGCGCGGGACATCGCGAAGGAGTTCGGCAAGAAAGGCACGGCCTCGGACGTCACGCTGTTCAACCAGGTGGCCGAGGGTCACGTGATCACGTGCGTCGAACCCACCAACTTCCCCGAGAAGGTCCCGCCGCTCTTCGTGACCCTGGGGATGGCCGATCGCTGCCTGCTGGTCATCGATCAGCTCTCCCGCCCGATCGCCGAAACGATCGCGGTCGCCGATCTGTACGATCTTCTGACCACCGTCGTCCTCGGCCCGGCTGTCGGAGAGGAGGAGGTCGGCCGCCTACTGACGGGCACGCGCTTCGAGAGCGCACCGAGGTCCGCGCTCGACTTTCCGGCGCTCCGGCAGCTCCTCGACGGATGGACCCCTCGTGTCAAAGAGGGACCGGTCACCGTCCCGATCGACCATGCGTTCCCCGTCAAGGGGGTCGGGGCCGTCGCGCTCGGCGTGGTCCGTGTCGGTACTCTCCACGCTCACGAGAAGCTCCGACTCTGGCCAACCCCGAAGCTCGTCGAGGTCCGGTCGATCCAGGTCCATGATGTGGAAGTGCCGGAAGCGTCGAACGGGGACCGGGTCGGCGTCGCGCTGAAGGGGGTGGACCCCGACGAGCTCGCCCGCGGCCAGATTCTGGCGCCCGAAGGGTCGCTCCACGCGAGTGCGTCGCTCCGAGGAACGGACCTCGTCCCGTGCCGCTACCACCGCACGCCTTGGGGAGAGGGCGCCCAGATGCATCTCGCCGCCGGGCTGCAGGTCGTTCCTGTATCGGTCGGATCGCGCGACGACCATCAGGCGGTCTTTACCGCCGATCGCGCCGTAGCCTTCCGCCCCGGCCAACGGGCGTACGTCCTCGATCTCTCCTCGACCACCGGACCCCGGGTCGCGGCGCGGGTCGCCCTCCAAGACGGGCCGGACTGA